In Acidovorax sp. 106, the following proteins share a genomic window:
- a CDS encoding efflux transporter outer membrane subunit has translation MPALSTSSAAQPSAELPSTASPSLVFALAFALSPAAWRCVPTLLAAAVLAACSTPAVYERPTQTVPAHYKEALAATAGGVWQPAQSGPSGPAGQPGAEVPAAWWTLYGDATLNTLQAQAASGNQNIALSLARLRAAQAAVASSRASQGPTLGTSASTSRARSGSQAADGSSTARISTSHSIGLNASWELDLWGRIAGTVDAARASAQASADDLAAARLSVQASVAQTYFSLRAAEANAHILRETLQAYDRSWELTRNRQQAGVASVADVAQAESQYKSTQVQLLESESNRTQLEHALAALLGQAPASFSLPATGGLPQPPVVPAQLPSQLLERRPDIAAAERRVAAANAQIGVAQAAFFPALTLSGTAGYRGSELSNLFNAPNLFWSLGPQLALSLFDGGARTAAVESARAANEQAAATYRQTVLTALQEVEDNLTAATALAQEQQLQTEALAAAQRALDVVSNQYRAGTVGYLNVITAQASVLSAQRSLIDVKNRRLASVNTLLKNVAGSWAPRVR, from the coding sequence ATGCCTGCCTTGTCCACCTCGTCTGCCGCACAACCCTCTGCGGAGCTTCCCTCTACCGCATCTCCGTCCTTGGTCTTTGCCTTGGCCTTTGCCTTATCGCCTGCTGCCTGGCGTTGCGTACCCACCCTGCTGGCCGCAGCCGTGCTGGCCGCTTGCAGCACCCCTGCGGTGTACGAGCGCCCCACCCAAACGGTGCCCGCCCACTACAAGGAAGCCCTGGCCGCCACGGCCGGCGGAGTGTGGCAACCCGCCCAATCTGGCCCATCTGGCCCAGCCGGGCAGCCCGGCGCAGAAGTGCCCGCCGCGTGGTGGACGCTGTACGGCGACGCCACGCTCAACACCCTGCAAGCGCAGGCCGCCAGCGGCAACCAGAACATTGCCTTGTCGCTGGCCCGCCTGCGCGCTGCCCAGGCCGCCGTGGCCAGCAGCCGCGCCAGCCAGGGCCCCACGCTGGGCACCAGCGCCAGCACATCGCGTGCGCGCAGCGGCAGCCAGGCGGCCGATGGCAGCAGCACCGCCCGCATCAGCACCAGCCACTCCATCGGCCTCAATGCCAGCTGGGAGTTGGACCTGTGGGGCCGCATTGCAGGCACCGTGGATGCGGCCCGCGCCAGCGCCCAGGCCAGCGCCGACGATCTGGCCGCTGCCCGCCTGTCGGTGCAGGCCAGCGTGGCGCAAACCTATTTTTCATTGCGTGCCGCAGAGGCCAATGCGCACATCCTGCGCGAGACGCTGCAAGCCTATGACCGAAGCTGGGAGCTGACACGAAACCGCCAGCAAGCGGGCGTGGCCTCGGTGGCCGATGTGGCGCAGGCCGAGTCGCAATACAAATCCACCCAGGTGCAACTGCTCGAATCTGAAAGCAACCGCACCCAGCTAGAGCACGCCCTGGCCGCCCTGCTGGGCCAAGCCCCCGCCAGCTTCAGCCTGCCTGCCACCGGCGGGCTGCCCCAGCCGCCCGTGGTGCCCGCCCAGTTGCCATCGCAGTTGCTAGAGCGCCGCCCCGACATCGCCGCTGCTGAGCGCCGCGTGGCCGCCGCCAACGCGCAAATCGGCGTGGCCCAGGCCGCGTTCTTTCCGGCGCTCACGCTGTCGGGCACGGCGGGGTACCGGGGCTCGGAGCTGTCCAACCTGTTCAACGCCCCCAACCTGTTCTGGTCGCTGGGGCCGCAGTTGGCGCTGTCGCTGTTCGATGGCGGTGCCCGCACTGCCGCCGTGGAATCTGCCCGCGCCGCCAACGAACAAGCCGCCGCCACCTACCGCCAAACGGTGCTCACGGCCCTGCAAGAGGTGGAAGACAACCTGACCGCTGCCACCGCCCTGGCGCAAGAGCAGCAACTGCAAACCGAAGCCCTGGCCGCCGCCCAGCGCGCGCTGGATGTGGTGAGCAATCAGTACCGCGCGGGCACCGTGGGGTATCTGAACGTCATTACCGCCCAGGCTTCGGTGCTATCGGCGCAGCGCAGCCTGATAGACGTTAAAAACCGCCGACTGGCGTCCGTGAACACGCTGCTTAAGAACGTGGCGGGGAGCTGGGCGCCGCGTGTGCGCTGA
- a CDS encoding LysR substrate-binding domain-containing protein, whose product MKRDCPTIQELLAFDAVARHQSITLASGALCITASAVSKQIAGLEAFLGRQLLQKSGRGVELTPQGRVYWQKISGGLRAIEAATFEARSGDAGAGLLTLASVPTFLTKWLIPRLPAFSQQSRHVMLSFSRHLEPSDGIPAGVDAAIRYGPDGWPGVVSEYIAGREFVLIVARSLVEGRHRIAQPADILGHTLLHHEGAPTAWRQWAAQHGVPEVQTLAGPRFAQYSALIQAALNGLGIALVPALLVQKEFAEGSLLSPCGSAIHVDQGHYLCYRPDRMDLPAFAAFREWLLAEGARSRGASAV is encoded by the coding sequence ATGAAACGCGACTGCCCCACCATCCAGGAACTGCTGGCCTTTGACGCCGTGGCCCGGCACCAGAGCATCACCCTCGCCTCGGGCGCACTGTGCATCACGGCCAGCGCGGTCAGCAAACAGATCGCGGGGCTGGAGGCCTTTCTGGGCCGCCAGTTGCTGCAAAAGAGTGGCCGCGGCGTGGAGCTCACCCCGCAGGGCCGCGTGTACTGGCAGAAGATTTCGGGCGGGCTGCGCGCCATCGAGGCAGCCACCTTCGAGGCCCGCTCGGGCGATGCGGGCGCAGGCCTGCTCACGCTGGCCAGCGTGCCCACCTTCCTCACCAAGTGGCTGATTCCGCGCCTGCCCGCCTTCAGCCAGCAAAGCCGCCACGTGATGCTCAGCTTCAGCCGCCACCTGGAGCCCAGCGACGGCATACCGGCCGGCGTGGACGCCGCCATCCGCTACGGGCCTGACGGCTGGCCGGGCGTGGTGTCTGAATACATCGCAGGGCGCGAGTTCGTGCTCATCGTGGCGCGCAGCCTGGTCGAGGGGCGCCACCGCATCGCCCAGCCGGCCGACATCCTGGGCCACACCCTGCTGCACCACGAGGGCGCCCCCACGGCTTGGCGGCAGTGGGCCGCGCAGCATGGCGTGCCCGAGGTGCAGACCCTGGCGGGCCCGCGCTTTGCCCAGTATTCGGCGCTGATCCAGGCCGCCTTGAATGGCCTGGGCATCGCACTGGTACCTGCACTCCTGGTGCAAAAGGAGTTTGCCGAAGGCTCGCTGCTGAGCCCTTGCGGTAGCGCCATCCACGTGGACCAGGGCCACTACCTGTGCTACCGGCCCGACCGTATGGACCTGCCAGCATTTGCAGCGTTCCGCGAGTGGCTGCTGGCGGAAGGCGCGCGGTCGCGTGGCGCGTCGGCCGTCTGA
- a CDS encoding ABC transporter permease, which translates to MVRGISLIYGLYLLLPIALLMVGSVGGNWTNTLLPTGTTGQWYLDLWQDTSFRKAFMSSLVVAMAACAINTVLALPLAYALYHGARRGGGLAARIVSAMPVAVPAITLAFGYMVVFNTDLAPWLGSMPLLIAAHAILTLPYLSNTLLTDLRHLDLGRLEQAAATLGASRWQQFTGIVLPSLRQSLISGLVMVAAISVGEFGVSNLLTSFQNRTYPVVLLQAFYGATGFACAATVILLVLAGASALLSSSLVKQRP; encoded by the coding sequence TTGGTTCGCGGCATTTCCCTCATCTACGGTCTTTACCTGCTGCTGCCCATCGCACTGCTCATGGTCGGTAGCGTGGGCGGCAACTGGACCAACACGCTGCTGCCCACGGGCACCACGGGCCAGTGGTACCTCGACCTGTGGCAGGACACCTCGTTCCGCAAGGCCTTCATGAGCAGCCTGGTGGTGGCCATGGCCGCCTGCGCCATCAACACCGTGCTGGCCCTGCCGCTGGCCTATGCGCTGTACCACGGCGCACGGCGTGGTGGTGGGCTGGCGGCGCGCATCGTGAGCGCCATGCCGGTGGCCGTGCCGGCCATCACCCTGGCCTTTGGCTACATGGTGGTGTTCAACACCGATCTGGCGCCCTGGCTCGGCTCCATGCCGTTGCTCATTGCCGCGCACGCCATCCTCACGCTGCCCTACCTTAGCAACACTCTGCTGACCGATCTGCGCCACCTGGACCTTGGCCGGCTCGAGCAGGCTGCGGCCACGCTGGGCGCCTCGCGCTGGCAGCAGTTCACCGGCATCGTGCTGCCCAGCCTGCGCCAGAGCCTGATCAGCGGGCTGGTCATGGTGGCCGCCATCTCGGTGGGCGAATTCGGCGTGTCCAACCTGCTCACCAGCTTCCAGAACCGCACCTACCCGGTCGTGCTGCTGCAGGCCTTCTACGGTGCCACGGGCTTTGCCTGCGCCGCCACGGTGATCCTGCTGGTGCTGGCCGGCGCATCGGCTCTCCTGTCCTCCTCTTTGGTAAAGCAGCGCCCATGA
- a CDS encoding ABC transporter ATP-binding protein, translating into MSLVLDNVSYHYPGSAHGLHGVSLQVRTGELVAVIGPSGSGKSTLLQLVSGLTTGHTGHIAFDGKDMSRTPVHERRMGMVFQSYALFPHLSVLDNVAYGLKLRKVATAERHRRAQELLDIVGLAEYAQRGIAQLSGGQQQRVALARALAIDPLALLLDEPLSALDASVRGHLRDEIRAIQQRFGATTLLVTHDQEEALVMADRVAMLKDGRLLQIATPRDIYEQPASRAVAEFVGLSTILSAKVLSPGRLDLGFAQLAAGTGTRAAGAQVHVLVRPEHIRPDPSPDSVNRLAGRTGAQRYLGALTRYDFEVPGAAKPFLAESPVPAVQAIAIAPEHIRLLDH; encoded by the coding sequence ATGAGCCTCGTCCTCGACAACGTCAGCTACCACTACCCGGGCAGTGCGCACGGCCTGCACGGGGTGTCGCTGCAGGTACGCACTGGTGAGCTGGTGGCGGTGATCGGGCCCAGCGGCTCGGGCAAGTCCACGCTGCTCCAACTGGTGTCGGGGCTCACGACCGGCCACACGGGCCACATCGCCTTCGATGGCAAGGACATGTCCCGCACACCGGTGCATGAGCGCCGCATGGGCATGGTGTTCCAGAGCTATGCGCTGTTCCCGCACCTGTCGGTGCTCGACAACGTGGCCTATGGTCTGAAGCTGCGCAAGGTGGCCACGGCCGAGCGCCACCGGCGCGCGCAGGAACTGCTCGACATCGTGGGGCTGGCGGAGTACGCACAGCGCGGCATTGCCCAGCTCTCGGGCGGGCAGCAGCAGCGGGTGGCACTGGCCCGTGCACTGGCCATCGACCCCTTGGCGCTGCTGCTCGACGAGCCGCTCTCTGCCCTCGATGCCAGCGTGCGCGGCCATCTGCGCGACGAGATCCGCGCCATCCAGCAGCGCTTTGGCGCCACCACGCTGCTGGTCACGCACGACCAGGAAGAGGCGCTTGTGATGGCCGACCGCGTGGCCATGCTCAAGGATGGCCGGCTGCTGCAGATAGCCACCCCGCGCGATATCTATGAGCAGCCCGCCAGCCGCGCCGTGGCCGAGTTCGTCGGCCTCTCGACCATCCTGTCTGCCAAAGTGCTATCGCCCGGACGCCTCGACCTGGGGTTTGCCCAACTGGCGGCCGGCACGGGCACCCGCGCTGCAGGCGCCCAGGTGCACGTGCTGGTGCGCCCCGAGCATATCCGGCCTGACCCATCGCCGGACAGCGTGAACCGCCTGGCCGGGCGCACTGGTGCCCAGCGCTACCTGGGCGCGCTCACGCGCTACGACTTCGAGGTGCCCGGCGCGGCCAAGCCCTTCCTGGCCGAGTCCCCCGTACCGGCGGTTCAAGCCATTGCCATCGCGCCCGAGCACATCCGCCTTCTTGACCACTGA
- a CDS encoding extracellular solute-binding protein, producing the protein MQRRQLIQAAGALPVLSFATLAARTAFAFDGPELYVGEKALYAEAQKEGLCVSFDTGPEWANWKSLFRDFKKRYPEIELTYNDLGSAATVVALEKTKRRPQADTAYYFAASAVDAAKKDVVAPFKPVNFDKLPPVFREAEGRWFTIHTLNIAFLVNKKLVKNVPSGWPDLLKPEFKNTVVYLDPRSTGIGQVLTFAAAYANGGSVDNVQPGTDYLGKLHAAGNVLRVEGTTPYAKFLKGEIPVWISYENDGLKAKHVDGMGDAVEVVIPKEASVAAPYAISLVKNGPNPNAGKLWLNFIMSEAGQSLFAQGFVRPAVPGTPLSADVAAKMPSAPQIRPLDVVKASERKAEVDRLWALAALGSK; encoded by the coding sequence ATGCAACGCAGACAACTGATCCAGGCCGCCGGCGCATTGCCTGTACTGTCATTCGCAACGCTTGCCGCCCGCACCGCCTTTGCCTTCGACGGCCCCGAACTCTATGTGGGCGAAAAAGCGCTGTATGCCGAGGCGCAGAAGGAAGGCCTGTGCGTATCGTTCGACACGGGGCCCGAGTGGGCCAACTGGAAGTCGCTGTTCCGTGACTTCAAGAAGCGCTACCCCGAGATCGAGCTGACCTACAACGACCTCGGCTCCGCCGCCACCGTGGTGGCGCTCGAAAAGACCAAACGCCGCCCCCAGGCCGACACCGCCTATTACTTCGCGGCATCGGCCGTCGACGCGGCGAAGAAGGACGTGGTCGCCCCCTTCAAGCCCGTCAACTTCGACAAGCTGCCGCCGGTGTTCCGCGAGGCCGAGGGCCGCTGGTTCACCATCCACACGCTCAACATCGCCTTCCTGGTCAACAAGAAGCTGGTGAAGAACGTGCCCAGCGGCTGGCCCGACCTGCTCAAGCCCGAGTTCAAGAACACGGTGGTCTACCTGGACCCGCGCTCCACCGGCATCGGCCAGGTGCTGACCTTTGCTGCAGCCTACGCCAACGGCGGCAGCGTGGACAACGTGCAGCCCGGCACCGACTACCTGGGCAAGCTGCATGCGGCCGGCAACGTGCTGCGGGTGGAGGGCACCACGCCCTACGCCAAGTTCTTGAAGGGGGAGATTCCCGTCTGGATCAGCTACGAGAACGATGGCCTCAAGGCCAAGCATGTCGACGGCATGGGCGATGCGGTCGAGGTGGTGATCCCCAAGGAGGCCAGCGTGGCCGCGCCTTATGCAATCAGCCTGGTGAAGAATGGCCCCAACCCCAATGCCGGCAAGCTCTGGCTCAACTTCATCATGAGCGAGGCCGGTCAGTCGTTGTTCGCCCAGGGCTTCGTGCGCCCTGCCGTGCCGGGCACGCCGCTGTCCGCCGACGTGGCCGCGAAGATGCCCTCTGCACCGCAGATCCGCCCGCTTGACGTGGTCAAGGCCTCTGAACGCAAGGCCGAGGTGGACCGCCTGTGGGCCCTGGCCGCACTGGGCAGCAAGTAG
- a CDS encoding ABC transporter permease: protein MRRFGAWPAWAFMALFFAVPLAALLPEAFGDGGSAFARLFGNPLFLGALRNTLALGLAAGAVSALVGTCIAIELARQVPSRRQWMMTLLGLPLAFSGLVIAYGFILAFGRAGFVTQLLAGLGGDPAVIGSWIYSVSGLGVAYAYYLIPRVALSLYPVFANLDLRPVQAARTLGASRARAFWDTVVPEVLPSVLSNACMVAAIAMGTYGTALALVGTQLNILPLMLLAQVSDGGSDFAVAAALSLVLMVVCVVVMGVGDVFTRRRERNAGH, encoded by the coding sequence ATGCGACGCTTCGGCGCCTGGCCCGCATGGGCCTTCATGGCGCTTTTTTTCGCGGTGCCGCTGGCCGCGCTGTTGCCCGAGGCCTTCGGCGACGGCGGCAGTGCCTTCGCGCGGTTGTTCGGCAACCCGTTGTTCCTCGGTGCGCTGCGCAACACGCTGGCCCTGGGGCTGGCGGCGGGCGCGGTGTCGGCGCTGGTGGGCACCTGCATCGCCATCGAACTGGCACGACAGGTTCCATCGCGGCGCCAGTGGATGATGACCCTGCTGGGCCTGCCACTGGCCTTCTCGGGCCTGGTGATCGCCTACGGCTTCATCCTGGCCTTCGGGCGCGCGGGCTTCGTCACGCAATTGCTGGCGGGCCTGGGTGGTGACCCGGCCGTGATCGGCAGCTGGATCTACAGCGTCTCGGGCCTGGGCGTGGCCTATGCCTACTACCTGATCCCGCGCGTGGCGCTGTCGCTGTACCCGGTGTTCGCCAACCTGGACCTGCGCCCGGTGCAGGCCGCGCGCACGCTGGGCGCGTCGCGCGCGCGGGCCTTCTGGGACACGGTGGTGCCCGAGGTGCTGCCCTCGGTGCTGTCCAACGCCTGCATGGTGGCAGCGATCGCCATGGGCACCTACGGCACGGCGCTGGCGCTAGTGGGCACGCAGCTCAACATCCTTCCGCTGATGCTGCTGGCGCAGGTCAGTGATGGCGGGTCGGATTTCGCGGTGGCAGCGGCCTTGTCGCTGGTGCTGATGGTGGTGTGTGTGGTGGTGATGGGAGTGGGTGATGTCTTTACGCGAAGGCGCGAGCGCAATGCAGGCCATTGA
- a CDS encoding TIGR00725 family protein: protein MQAIERPMAAWPAPVVQALQRLAAKQKSSGRHRQPVAVIGPGDANEAECAAAYAVAHALAGAGMVVICGGRGGVMAAASRGATEAGGMAVGILPEDDDSQANAWLSVAVPTGMGEMRNAIIARAGVCLVAIGSNMGTLSEMAMGLKWGKPVFVLYGGVALPGAVPASGLDDLLAKVLDCLLA, encoded by the coding sequence ATGCAGGCCATTGAACGGCCCATGGCGGCCTGGCCGGCGCCGGTGGTACAGGCGCTGCAGCGTCTGGCCGCGAAGCAGAAGAGCTCTGGGCGCCACCGCCAGCCGGTGGCCGTGATCGGGCCGGGCGATGCCAACGAGGCCGAGTGCGCCGCCGCCTATGCTGTGGCGCATGCGCTGGCGGGCGCCGGCATGGTGGTGATCTGCGGCGGGCGTGGTGGGGTCATGGCCGCCGCATCGCGCGGGGCGACCGAGGCTGGGGGCATGGCCGTCGGCATCCTGCCTGAGGACGATGACTCCCAGGCCAATGCGTGGTTGAGCGTGGCTGTGCCCACCGGCATGGGGGAGATGCGCAATGCCATCATCGCGCGCGCAGGCGTCTGTCTGGTGGCCATCGGCAGCAACATGGGCACCTTGTCGGAGATGGCCATGGGCCTCAAGTGGGGCAAGCCCGTGTTCGTGCTGTACGGCGGCGTGGCGCTGCCGGGGGCCGTGCCCGCCAGCGGCCTGGACGACCTGCTGGCCAAGGTGCTGGACTGTCTGCTGGCATAG
- a CDS encoding SMI1/KNR4 family protein — MSQHNTMPPLPYPDLFQMLGRPLTPTDAVDPHAIARAEQSLDLTVPQALRAFYLLAGNAHDFTTVYDQFLPPADWSVQDGKLVFLEENQDVVRYGVDCGAAAGDDPCVWITTTGDATQWHLVCEQCSEFLATMLVWQATFGEALPHAASGLAGPATLRMLDTHWHHAGTVNEMRAYVQPGHAACLVEWSDGMRVFVGALGDEALWALEDALDVTLQADD; from the coding sequence ATGAGCCAGCACAACACCATGCCACCCCTGCCCTACCCCGACCTGTTCCAGATGCTGGGCCGCCCGCTCACACCCACGGATGCGGTGGACCCGCATGCCATTGCACGGGCAGAACAGTCCCTGGACCTCACGGTGCCACAGGCGCTGCGGGCTTTCTACCTGCTGGCCGGCAACGCGCACGACTTCACCACCGTGTACGACCAGTTCCTGCCGCCAGCCGACTGGAGCGTGCAGGACGGCAAACTGGTGTTCCTGGAAGAAAACCAGGATGTGGTGCGCTATGGCGTGGACTGCGGTGCCGCGGCGGGCGACGACCCTTGCGTGTGGATCACCACCACGGGCGATGCCACGCAGTGGCACCTCGTGTGCGAGCAGTGCTCGGAATTCCTCGCCACCATGCTGGTCTGGCAGGCCACCTTTGGCGAAGCGCTGCCGCATGCTGCTTCGGGTCTGGCGGGACCCGCAACCTTGCGCATGCTCGACACCCATTGGCACCATGCAGGCACGGTCAACGAAATGCGCGCCTATGTCCAGCCCGGGCATGCCGCCTGCCTGGTGGAGTGGAGCGATGGCATGCGGGTCTTCGTGGGTGCGCTGGGCGATGAGGCACTGTGGGCCCTGGAGGATGCGCTGGACGTGACCCTGCAAGCAGACGACTGA
- a CDS encoding YafY family protein has product MLSSTSRLLRVLSLLQTRSHWAGAELAERLEIHPRTLRRDIDRLRELGYPIHASSGVAGGYAFRAGQALPPLLLDDEEALAVAIALRLATAGTVGGVEESSLRAMVKLEQVMPTRLRKRIDALRSAILPTEHVGPTVHAAVLSVLATACRDQLRVDFAYLDGKGQASQRSVEPQGLVHSGQRWYLVAWDPARSDWRTFRIDRMAGDATAGAHFAPRPGPDGGNLRAYVSRSVALSQYPQQARVVLHQPHATMARRIPPSAGVLEALDDASCVLSCGAHQQSTLVHWLLALDVEFEVLEPPSLRDLLQAAIERVARGLARRSGSIKPLQ; this is encoded by the coding sequence ATGCTGTCTTCGACTTCCCGCCTGCTGCGCGTGCTCTCCCTGCTGCAGACCCGCAGCCACTGGGCAGGTGCCGAACTGGCCGAGCGACTGGAAATCCACCCGCGCACGCTGCGCCGCGACATCGACCGGTTGCGCGAGCTGGGCTACCCCATCCACGCCAGCAGCGGCGTGGCCGGTGGCTATGCGTTCCGCGCCGGCCAGGCCCTGCCACCGCTGCTGCTCGACGACGAGGAGGCCCTGGCCGTGGCGATCGCCCTGCGCCTGGCCACGGCCGGCACCGTGGGCGGGGTGGAGGAAAGCTCGCTGCGCGCCATGGTCAAGCTCGAACAGGTCATGCCTACGCGCCTGCGCAAGCGCATCGATGCACTGCGCTCGGCCATCCTGCCCACCGAGCATGTGGGCCCCACGGTGCATGCTGCAGTGCTCTCGGTGCTGGCCACGGCCTGCCGCGACCAGTTGCGGGTGGATTTCGCCTACCTGGACGGCAAGGGCCAGGCCAGCCAGCGCAGCGTGGAGCCGCAGGGCCTGGTGCACAGCGGCCAGCGCTGGTACCTGGTGGCCTGGGACCCGGCGCGCAGCGACTGGCGCACCTTCCGCATCGACCGCATGGCCGGGGATGCGACGGCGGGGGCCCACTTCGCGCCCCGGCCCGGCCCGGACGGAGGGAACCTGCGCGCCTATGTCTCGCGCTCGGTGGCGCTGTCGCAGTACCCGCAGCAGGCGCGCGTCGTGCTGCACCAGCCGCACGCCACAATGGCGCGGCGCATACCGCCGTCGGCCGGCGTGCTGGAGGCGCTGGACGACGCAAGCTGCGTCCTGTCCTGCGGCGCCCACCAGCAAAGCACGCTGGTGCACTGGCTGCTGGCACTGGACGTGGAATTCGAGGTATTGGAGCCGCCCAGTCTGCGCGACCTGCTGCAGGCCGCCATCGAGCGCGTGGCGCGTGGCCTGGCGCGCAGGTCTGGCAGCATAAAGCCCTTGCAATGA
- a CDS encoding glutathione S-transferase family protein — MSIVLYWHPMSSATPIASALVELGIPHERIALDLKAGDQHRSEFLALNPNGKVPTMVVDGNPMFETLAIHFWLAGQYGVERGLWPREGTAERMQALSWSAWAYVSYGAVLVRLHLATQGEEALRSEVHAAAARSGLDQLLAVLNARLAAQPWMLGADYSLVDLIVGAVIGYSVYVGAPVASHPHVQAWLDRVQARPAMQLKAD, encoded by the coding sequence ATGTCCATCGTTCTCTACTGGCATCCCATGTCCAGCGCCACCCCCATCGCCAGCGCGCTGGTCGAACTGGGCATTCCCCACGAGCGCATCGCGCTGGACCTGAAGGCCGGCGACCAGCATCGGTCCGAATTCCTGGCCCTCAACCCCAATGGCAAGGTGCCCACCATGGTGGTGGACGGCAACCCCATGTTCGAGACCCTGGCCATCCACTTCTGGCTGGCCGGGCAGTACGGGGTGGAGCGCGGCCTGTGGCCCAGGGAGGGCACGGCCGAGCGCATGCAGGCCCTGTCCTGGTCCGCCTGGGCCTATGTGAGCTACGGTGCGGTGCTGGTGCGCCTGCACCTGGCCACGCAGGGGGAGGAGGCGTTGCGCAGCGAGGTGCATGCGGCCGCTGCGCGCAGTGGCCTGGACCAGTTGCTGGCCGTGCTCAATGCGCGCCTGGCCGCACAGCCCTGGATGCTGGGCGCCGACTATTCTCTGGTGGACCTGATCGTGGGTGCGGTCATCGGCTACAGCGTCTACGTCGGTGCGCCGGTGGCATCGCACCCGCATGTGCAAGCCTGGCTCGATCGGGTGCAGGCGCGCCCGGCCATGCAATTGAAGGCTGACTGA